taaaaagtgctgtaatttcaaAACAGTTCACCCGAGATGGACGAAAATTTACCtcaaatgaaagctgacagtctgcactttaacttcTTAGTCATTGaataatttcaaatccaaagagCTGGagcacagagccaaaacaacaacagtgtcactgtcccaatactttgagCTCACTGTATTGTCCCCCTCCGAAGCACCATCACTGCCCAAACAAACTACCCACCTGATGTGCCAACCAccagtaaaagagagagagaaaaaaaagaggcaAGAACAACAAAATAACAATGTAAAACAAAAGCCATCAAAGATAAATCAAATTAAAACAGCATGGCTAACTGTGTGTGCCACTAtttttacgtgtgtgtgtgtgcgcctcctTGGCATCAGCATATGGGGCATCGACACAAAATACCCCAAACAGGCATTGAATGTAACACCCTTCCTTTTTAGTGTTAGAATTTGTTTTCTTCAATGTTTCTTTTTGATTGTCATTTTATCCCCCGGCTCAATCTGACCTATTTCTTCTGGACACCATTTTAGGATTTCAATGCCtcatctttcaactatgctggaacatttctggggatctttcatttcagctcatgaaacatgggagcaacactttacatattgttTATATTCTTGTTCGgtatacaataaaagtgactccaaaatgacacaatatattatttacccttcatttctattgggcacaaaataacatgaaacacaaccaaaacaaacagcaaatgcatccaacaggtttgtagagtcacaagcttgatgtaattgCCTgataggaatatgggaccaaatagtAAAccttttactactttaatacacataagttAATTTGTCCCAATACTCTTGGTCTCCTAAAAGTGGGAGACTATGTACAAAATTGctataatttctaaacggttcatccAATATGGATGAGAATACCCCAAAATGAAAGCGGAGCTTGCACTTTATCCTCATAGTCATTAtctcatttcaaatccaaagtgctggagtacagaaccaaaacaaaaaaatgtgtcactgtcctaaTATTTCTGGAGTCTGACTTTCCCAATATTCCAAAATGGCTGATTATTTCTGACTTACGAGTTCCGCTGAAATCCGGGGCCATCTTTCCCACCAGGATGTAAATGCTGCCAGAAGCAGTCTTCAGGTGTGTGGTTGAGATTCGCTTTGCGATGAGGTTGCTGTGCCAGGGCATCTTGTTATCCCTTGGTGGAAAGCAGAGGCAGACTAAGTAAGTGAATCAATGTTTGCTTTTACAAAAACAATGTGTTAGTGAACTTCATATGATTCCGAGAAACAAATTCTACTTACTCACGGACACCATCCACATAAAACCTGTCGTTCCTACTCTTCAAGAGCCAGTGTCTAAGGTGAATCCCTGTAACCTATCAAGCAATAAACATTAAatagttacagtggggcaaaaaagtatttagtcagcccccAATTTTGcaaggcctgtaattgtcatcataggtacacttcaactatgacagacaaagtgagggggaaaaaaatccagaaaaatcacattgtaggattttttatgaatttatttgcaaattatggtggaaaataagtatttggtcaataacaataGTTTATGTCaatgttatataccctttgttggcaatgacagaggtcaaatgttttctgtaagtcttcacaaggttttcacacacggttgctggtattttggcccattcctccatgcagatctcctctagagcagtgattttttggggctgttgctgggcaacacggactttcaactccctccaaagattttctatggggttgagatctggagactggctaggccactccaggaccttgaaatgcttcttacgaatccactccttcgttgcctggacGGTgatttgggatcattgtcatgccagccacgtttaatctttttttttctcctcccctttttctccccaatttcgtggtatccaattgttgtagtagctactatcttgtctcgttacaactcccgtatgggctcgggagagacgaaggttgaaagtcatgcgtcctccgatacacaacccacctcttaacacagcgcgcatccaacccagccgcaccaatgtgtcggagggtacaccgtgcacctggcaaccttggttggcgcgcactgcgcccggcccgccacaggagtcgctggtgcgcgatgagacaaggacatccctaccgaccaagccctcacTAACCCGGACgtcgctaggccaattgtgtgtcgccccatggacctcccggtcgcggccggttacgacagagcctgggcgcgaaccctgggattctgatggcacagctggcgctgcagtacagcgcccttaaccactgcgccacccgggaggcccttcacgtttcatcttcaatgcccttgctgatggaaggaggttttcactcaaaatctcacgatacatggccccattcattctttcctttacacggatcagtcatcctggtccctttgcagaaaaacagccccaaagcatgatgtttccacccccatgcttcacagtaggtatggtgttctttggatgcaactcagcattctttgtcctccaaacacgacgagttgagtttttaccaaaaagttatattttggtttcatctgaccatatgacattctcccaatcttcttctggatcatccaaatgctctctagcaaacttcagacgggcctggacatgtactggcttaagcagggggacacgtctggcactgcaggatttgagtcgctggcggcatagtgtgttgctgatggtaggctttgttactttggtcccagctctctgcaggtcattcactaggtccccccgtgtggttctgggatttttgctcaccgttcttgtgatcattttgaccccacggggtgagatcttgcgtggagcgccagatcgagggagattatcagtggtcttgtatgtcttcatttcctaataattgctcccacagttgatttctggtgcaggtctacaattttgtttctggtgtcctttgacagctctttggtcttggccatagtggagtttggagtgtgactgtttgaggttgtagacaggtgtcttttatactgataacaagttcaaacaggtgccattaatacaggtaacgagtggaggacagagtagcctcttaaagaagaagtacaggcctgtgagagccagaaatcttgcttgtttgtaggtgaccaaatacttattttccaccataatttgcaaataaattcattaaaaatcctacaatgtgattttctggatttgttttcctcattttgtctgtcatagtttaagtgcacctatgattaaaattacaggcctctcatctttttaagtgggagaacttgcacaattggtggctgactaaatacttttttgccccactgtatataagtATACATCTATGGTTATGCAAGCCCTGATAGAAAACTTAAGTGCCATACAAGAAAACATTACCTCCGAGCAAAAATACGAAACTAAAAGCAATGAActcagaggaaacagcaccagtCATCAGCCTACAAATCCAAAGGAAGAAGCATCATCAAGACCATCTACTTACATTGGATCCAGTGGACTCTGCTATGTGCTTGGCTTGGAATACAGCCTCCTGCTTCTTTGGAATGGAGATCTTCGGTGAGACCTGCAGGAGGGGGTCGTGCACCAGGTCTGGGAAGGGCCTAGGGGGAGGCTTGTCATGGTAAAACTCACACTGACCAAGGCCGGCATCTGGCCTCGACGGAATGCTGGTCTCTAATAGACCAGTGGGCACACTACTGGTCACGTTCACACTGGCGTCCTCTCCGGTGCCCACTGTGGGTTGTGCACGGGTCGACACGCTGCGCTCACATCCTGTAAAGAGAAAGCGGTTGATGGTTTGTTGAGTCGACATCACAGGTTGATAACAGTTCACGTATGGCGTTTGAGTCATTAGAATCAGAAGACCAGTCACTACTCTGCATTTCTAGCTGTCACCTTTCATGGGATCCTGCTGGCTGCTCTCTTGATAACCTTCTTGTTGGTCCCTTTTTAGTCTTCTCTCTTTCAGAAGAGCAAACGTATTTGCTCTAGAATCCAGGCATGGCAGTCGATCCAAAACAACTTCGGACCCTGtgcagaaaacaaaaacaaatcatTTTACTTCTCAAAGTCATAAATTAAAGTATTCTGACAACCGAGCAACCTTGATTGACACAATATTTGAGGATAATTGAAACAACTTACTGAAAACTGGTTCATCGTGTACAATGTTGTGTGCCCCAAATTGACTTTTTCCATTGCAATCTTCCATTGACTTTAACCTTTTCACTGGTGTAGTTATGTTGGTTGTCTGGGAGGCACCTTTTAAGTCTTTGAGGGGTGTTGGTCGTTGGGTGTCATTTGAGCTGAGCAGAGTGTGCGGGTATGACAAAGCTTTCCTTTGGGACTTTGTTGAGAAAGCATCCAGAGCTGGGCCTTGCTTTTGTGCATTTATGTTGGTTGGCTTGACCGCACTACTACCCATGTCTTTCAACGGTGACTGTCGTTGAAGGTCTTGGGGGTGGACCATAAAGTGTGAATGTGTCAAACCCTGGCTTGGCGATTGAAAAGGTGAAAGGGTCAGAACCTCTGCATCATAAGTGAATTCAAGGTCCTCGGTTTCCTTTTGTTCATAGTTCACCAAATGCTGATGTCGTTTTCTAGGCGAGCTCATTATTCCATGTTCTTCTTGGATTCGCTTTTCTCTCACGGGGTTAGGCGTTTTGCTCCTCTCGTTCTCAACCGGTATTATCTCTGCCTGTACTCTAGCTTTCATCCTCGCAAATACCTTGGCTGGACTTTCGAGTTCCATGGATATCACCTCGCTTGTCCTAAAATCCTTCAATGCAGGGAAAATAATTCGGTCTCTACCAACTGGGTCTTCTTCATGAAAACAAGTTGATTCTCTGTTGTGTCTTGACGGGGTAAACATGTTTTTTCACGATCGATTTTTTACGATATGTAGAGGAATGTCAACTGGAGCCACTGAAGtaaactagctagctatatgCAACCACGATCTGATCATTTCAAAATGTTCCATTGATTGCTGGTTTCTATGGGGGGAAACagaagataattatttatttgctGGAATCTGGTTATACTAGGCTAGCTGGCTGCTATAGCTTACATCGTACTTTCGTTGAATCACGAGGTAGTAACAAAGTGACCAGCAGCTGCTAGTTGACCCAGCAAGctactaactagctagctaacgttagctaaaaaCTGAAAGCCTACGAATGGATAACCAGCTAACAACTTTAGCCAGCTTGCTGCTAAAATGACATATGCCGTTTCAAAAGTAAATTATTTGAAATCCGCTTACTCCGGATTTACTCAATATGTATTCTATATTACATACTATTTGTGAATGCATGCATTGATTATAAACTGTAAaatagctaactaacgttactcACCGCAGAGAACCATAATTTGAACTTCCCTCGAATGTCGCGTGATTGGACGGCGATTTCAAATGCGTCACTTCCGCAAACAACTTCCGTTCACTGAGATGGCCTTGGAACGTGCTGCCAAAAAGAAAAACAAAATGTGCGCATATAGTCGCATAATGTTGCGGGATGTTTACTGTTAAACGATTTCCCCCTGTGAATGCCTGCAGGATAGAAGAACAACATTGCCGCAATTGCTTAGATATGGCATTTCGTACGGTGAGAGCTGCACAACTACCATCGGAGGTATGGGTCCACGTGTTTGGATATCTATCAACAACAGACAAACTAAACATTAGATCATGCTgcaaatatttcaaaaaaatGGTTGACCACTGGTCCCTTTGGAAAGGCAACACAGTGGTGCTTAAAAAGCTGTGTGCCTACACCTCGCAGTTCTGGACAACTCTTCGCCGCAGGAAAATCAGCTCAGTTGTTGTACAGAAGGCAAGTTTGAAAGAATGGAAACAGCTTGCCCTATCCCTCCCTTGGCTCACCACAATAGCCGTGGAGCATTGTTTCGACGTGAAAGCCTTTGAAATTCTCAAGCAATTTCATAATTTGAAGAGGCTGGCTATTCGCAGGTGTCGCTGTGGCCAGGGACTGTCTGCTGCAATTGTGCCTCTGCAGCAAGTGACTCATTTTAGTGTGTGCGAGATGCACTGTGCTCCAAGATCAGATATTGTTAGTGTTGTCTCAAAGCTCTCCCACCTGACGTCTCTACTCTATCACGAAGGCAATCATCCTATCCCAAGACAGATATTCCACCTAATGCTTAACCGCTTGCCACATCTGAAGCATCTGTCTTTGAAAATGGGAACACAACATGGCTCTCTCCCAGATGATTATTTTAATATTTATAAAACAAATGGCTTTCCAGGTGAGGCCCTTTGCAAAGTTACAACGCAAGACAACAGCTTTTGATTGTACAGTACCCGAGTTTCTTTTTTACTACTCATACAAAACATTGGTGAAACAGGGAATGATTAGCTAAGCGTAGCCTACCACATGGTTTTCACGAGCAGATTAGGCTACTCCATAGGCCTATGTTCCAGCTAGTGTGTGAAGTCCATGTTGATATATGGTTATATGCCTGTACTAGCCTATATCATCATACATTTTAAGTTATTAAATTCAGCAATGACAAAATCTGTCTTCAGATGATCCACAGGTCGGCCAACCTGGCTTGACCAGTCTGGAGCTTCTTGACTACATGGACCCCACCTTACCCGAAGAGGCGCTGAAGTGCCTCCCCTCCCTGCAGAGTCTAGCTgtggactacagagacagggacGTGGATCCCAGCAGGTGCCACCTGAAAACATGGCTGAGGGAACTCCCTCAACTGACAGTTCTCAACATTGCAAGTATGTGATTCGCCAGCTGCCAAACTAGCATTTTCCATGTCATGCACGGTTGGTGGGGTTACGAGGCAGCAAAATGGAGTCTGACAGTTTGTGGGGTTACGAGTCTGACAGTTTGTGGGGTTACGAGTCTGACAGTTTGTGGGGTTACGAGTCTGACAGTTTGTGGGGTTACGAGTCTGACAGTTTGTGGGGTTACGAGTCTGACAGTTGGTGGGGTTACGAGTCTGACAGTTGGTGGGGTTACGAGTCTGACAGTTGGTGGGGTTACGAGTCTGACAGTTGGTGGGGTTACGAGTCTGACAGTTGGTGGGGTTACGAGTCTGACAGTTTGTGGGGTTACGAGTCTGACAGTTTGTGGGGTTACGAGTCTGACAGTTGGTGGGGTTACGAGTCTGACAGTTGGTGGGGTTACGAGTCTGACAGTTGGTGGGGTTACGAGTCTGACAGTTGGTGGGGTTACGGGTATGACAGTTGGTGGGGTTACGAGTCTGACAGTTGGTGGGGTTACGGGTATGACAGTTGGTGGGGTTACGGGTATGACAGTTGGTAGGGTTACGAGTCTGACAGTTGGTGGGGTTACGGGTATGACAGTTGGTGGGGTTACGGGTATGACAGTtggtggggttaggggtcagCACTATGGAGTCTGATAGTTGGTGGGCTTACGAGTCTGACAGTTGGTGGGGtacggggcagcagtatggagtCCTGACTGTCCCGTGGCTTCATTTGGAGATGGTTGACTGTCCTATGTTTTGTTTTCCAGAAGGCCATCCCGTCAGTGCTTATGCTCACTCCATTCCCAACACAGTGACCAGTTTAACTCTGCAGCGGGTGATGGTGGAGCAGAAGGACATGAAGGCTCTAGGGAAACAGGCTTCAGGCCTCTTGTATCTGCACTTTGATCCATGCAGCTATAACAGCATCAGCAGCATCGGAGAGATCCCCAAACTATTCCCCCAGCTCATGACCCTTAAAATGCGGTGAGATATTATCATCTGACTTCTGTGTTGTGGTACGAAACCAGATGTAGTAATAAGTTACTGGTGAACTGCTAATTAAGTGTCTACATGTTAAGTGACTAATGTGTGCATTTTCCAAAGGTTTGACTCATTAATTTAAGCCAAGCAGATATTCTGACTCACTTTTCTATTCTACTATTTCAGACACTGCAATGTACCAGAGAAGGAGTTCTTGAGCCTCCAACAGTTGAAGCATTTGGAGCAGTTGGAGATCCTTGATGCACACAGTCCTAGTCCTCACCTTCTGCAGCTGATCCACAAGCTGCAGGTCCTGACCAACCACAGAACCCAAATCATCCATTCTCTGGGCCCGAGAGATCCCACAACCTGCTACTGTACTCACTACTAACATTAGGACTAAGAGGAAGTGAACACTGGTAGACTGTAGCCCATGTTTTCAACAACACATGTTTAACGTGACATTATATAACACTGCTTGCTCATCATTTTAGGTACGTTTGCGATGCCAACTTGGCTGAAGCAAAATAAGGAAACAGCTGAAATTATGAGGACGTTTAGTAAGTCAATACCTCTgaggtcagtagtcaacagactcTTTGTATAGAGCAAAACAACAAACAGTTAATAACACAGGAACAGCCATTTTCTGCAATACTTTTTGTTTGAATCTGTTGTGTAGCCTTGATTGGGTTAAACAGAATAAATGATTGTGCACAAAAACAACTTTGGTTGACGAAAGAAAATACAATTGACAATTAGCTTATCAGTTGTAAGATTGATTAAAGAAACATGTTACAGTTGAAATACTGAAAGCTCTCTTGTTGAACACAAC
This genomic stretch from Oncorhynchus keta strain PuntledgeMale-10-30-2019 chromosome 29, Oket_V2, whole genome shotgun sequence harbors:
- the im:7136021 gene encoding uncharacterized protein im:7136021 isoform X1, with amino-acid sequence MFTVKRFPPVNACRIEEQHCRNCLDMAFRTVRAAQLPSEVWVHVFGYLSTTDKLNIRSCCKYFKKMVDHWSLWKGNTVVLKKLCAYTSQFWTTLRRRKISSVVVQKASLKEWKQLALSLPWLTTIAVEHCFDVKAFEILKQFHNLKRLAIRRCRCGQGLSAAIVPLQQVTHFSVCEMHCAPRSDIVSVVSKLSHLTSLLYHEGNHPIPRQIFHLMLNRLPHLKHLSLKMGTQHGSLPDDYFNIYKTNGFPDDPQVGQPGLTSLELLDYMDPTLPEEALKCLPSLQSLAVDYRDRDVDPSRCHLKTWLRELPQLTVLNIAKGHPVSAYAHSIPNTVTSLTLQRVMVEQKDMKALGKQASGLLYLHFDPCSYNSISSIGEIPKLFPQLMTLKMRHCNVPEKEFLSLQQLKHLEQLEILDAHSPSPHLLQLIHKLQVLTNHRTQIIHSLGPRDPTTCYCTHY
- the im:7136021 gene encoding uncharacterized protein im:7136021 isoform X2 encodes the protein MDPTLPEEALKCLPSLQSLAVDYRDRDVDPSRCHLKTWLRELPQLTVLNIAKGHPVSAYAHSIPNTVTSLTLQRVMVEQKDMKALGKQASGLLYLHFDPCSYNSISSIGEIPKLFPQLMTLKMRHCNVPEKEFLSLQQLKHLEQLEILDAHSPSPHLLQLIHKLQVLTNHRTQIIHSLGPRDPTTCYCTHY